Proteins from one uncultured Desulfuromonas sp. genomic window:
- a CDS encoding type II secretion system protein, producing the protein MNKLEQPSPAPHCSSQCGFTLIELIVVIVILGILAAVAVPKFVRMKQEAIVATMKGLNGALNSAATLVHSKAAAQGLANQASATLDIGGTTVDIVYGYPSGAQDGMARIVEAPGNGWKERASIYDGAWVYWHGEIPVDAGTAQCYLRYRQPTAAGARPVIDFEDSGCGRY; encoded by the coding sequence ATGAATAAGCTTGAGCAACCGTCCCCTGCCCCACATTGCTCTTCACAGTGCGGTTTCACCTTAATTGAACTCATTGTTGTGATTGTCATTCTCGGCATACTCGCCGCTGTTGCCGTTCCCAAATTTGTCCGAATGAAGCAGGAAGCTATCGTTGCCACCATGAAAGGTCTCAACGGAGCACTCAACAGCGCGGCAACCCTTGTTCACAGCAAGGCCGCGGCACAGGGCCTTGCGAATCAGGCCAGCGCCACACTTGATATTGGCGGAACCACCGTTGATATTGTGTACGGTTACCCTTCCGGGGCACAGGATGGTATGGCCCGAATTGTCGAAGCTCCCGGCAATGGCTGGAAAGAGAGGGCCAGTATTTACGACGGTGCCTGGGTCTACTGGCATGGTGAGATTCCCGTTGATGCCGGAACAGCGCAATGTTATCTGCGCTATCGCCAACCCACGGCCGCCGGAGCACGCCCTGTCATCGACTTTGAGGATTCGGGATGCGGAAGGTACTAA
- a CDS encoding rhodanese-like domain-containing protein, whose product MMQRFKSMLLVLMLVALTAFMLTGCGESVTHKTTTTDGGNTGGNTGGDDGPTDTTPYPNATLLFSADDLATLLTGEATAAATTGTLIVIDTRSADAYAAGHIPGAIHMAHSELADGSLNLKSVADLEALLSAKGLVTDAKIVLYDDTITSWGSAGRVFWALEYLGCTDVHLLNGGWDKWSADGRTTELAANTLEATTFTASAKPSVVIDKETIASRLGDNDFVLIDTRTDEEYNGWQLYGEAREGHITGAVHLPYEWSYADDLTLVPYTTMKAYFDARGITADKQVAAYCTAGIRSGFAYFLARLMGFENVANYDASMWDWAAANSTTYPMEALPNYADLVYPGWVKGVIDYHAASSTSAAPANYSYDRDHKYLIFETQWGSFSDMANGWADASYLDGHIPGAIHSNSDVYENGYPRWFMLPDDELKAAVGNMGITEDTTVIVYSNSPIFAARLWWILLYAGVDDVRLLNGGYDAWAAAGYDGETTINEPVATTYNGSTLPEVVATTDYVADVYDNAHTLVADVRMYEEYAGEVSGYSYVVNKGRIPGATYAFHADNPDREYLDDDGTFRNYSEVATMWNGIGIENATDTTFSKEVIFYCGSGYRSSISYLYAHLMGISNVRNYSDGWEGWSTNYVEDASYFSEDDVPGSTDGWRQERSVRPVSFGVHPEWDFDAYPNVNHVVDARWVKEVLLENNNFDKPYVIAEVGWGPAGDAYNNGHVPGAIHVNTDEIEYDCFNARNDWPVDAGDPACWDRSTTEEQDAAKGLGPDDSLPRNWWNIYPDQYLLPGIAYMGIDKETTVVVYGSDQTAAARLVWTLLYAGVEDVRLMEGGYAAWEAAGYEGSTETAERTPVDEFDPEVPGRSVAINSDYKSEIPYVRDVVSGVEADGVIVDIRTWDEYIGDSENGAPYSYIPTIGRIPGALWGKAGDGPWTMEAYVNSDNTLVAPAQIETYWTSQGITSDKALSYYCGTGWRSSLAWFYGYMMGYERNYNFDSGWFEWSMGEGSDYAGADPVLNPIVIEGPE is encoded by the coding sequence ATGATGCAACGATTTAAATCGATGCTGCTGGTGCTGATGCTGGTGGCACTGACGGCCTTTATGCTCACCGGTTGCGGTGAATCCGTGACCCATAAAACCACAACAACCGACGGCGGTAACACTGGCGGTAACACTGGCGGTGATGACGGACCCACGGACACCACGCCGTATCCCAATGCTACTTTGCTGTTTTCCGCTGATGATCTGGCGACTCTGCTGACCGGTGAGGCCACTGCCGCGGCCACCACCGGGACCCTGATTGTGATCGACACCCGCTCTGCTGATGCTTACGCTGCCGGTCACATTCCAGGTGCCATTCACATGGCGCATAGCGAGCTGGCCGATGGCAGCCTCAATCTCAAATCGGTTGCCGATCTGGAAGCATTGCTGAGTGCCAAAGGTCTGGTGACTGACGCCAAAATTGTCCTCTATGACGATACCATCACCTCCTGGGGGTCTGCCGGGCGGGTGTTCTGGGCGTTGGAATACCTCGGTTGTACCGATGTCCACCTGCTCAACGGCGGCTGGGACAAATGGAGTGCCGACGGTCGCACCACGGAATTGGCGGCAAACACCCTCGAAGCAACCACCTTTACCGCTTCAGCTAAGCCCTCGGTGGTTATCGACAAGGAAACCATTGCCTCCCGTCTGGGTGACAATGACTTTGTGCTGATCGATACCCGTACCGATGAAGAATACAACGGCTGGCAGCTCTACGGTGAAGCACGCGAAGGACACATTACCGGCGCGGTTCATTTGCCGTATGAGTGGTCCTATGCCGATGATCTTACCCTGGTGCCTTACACCACCATGAAGGCTTACTTTGATGCGCGGGGTATTACCGCCGACAAACAGGTGGCCGCGTATTGCACTGCCGGTATTCGCAGCGGTTTTGCTTACTTCCTTGCCCGGTTGATGGGCTTTGAAAATGTTGCCAACTATGATGCCTCCATGTGGGACTGGGCCGCTGCAAACTCTACCACCTATCCCATGGAAGCGTTGCCCAACTACGCCGATTTGGTCTATCCCGGCTGGGTCAAAGGGGTGATTGATTATCATGCCGCCAGCAGCACCAGCGCTGCTCCGGCAAACTACAGTTATGATCGCGATCACAAATACCTGATCTTTGAAACCCAGTGGGGCAGCTTTTCCGATATGGCCAATGGCTGGGCCGATGCCTCCTACCTCGACGGCCATATCCCCGGAGCGATCCACTCCAACTCCGATGTGTATGAAAACGGTTACCCGCGTTGGTTCATGCTGCCCGATGACGAGCTGAAAGCCGCTGTCGGCAACATGGGTATCACCGAAGACACGACCGTCATCGTCTACAGCAATAGCCCGATTTTTGCCGCCCGTTTGTGGTGGATTCTGCTCTATGCCGGGGTCGATGATGTGCGCCTGCTCAACGGCGGTTATGATGCTTGGGCTGCCGCCGGATATGACGGTGAGACCACCATCAACGAGCCGGTTGCCACCACCTACAACGGCAGCACGCTGCCCGAAGTCGTTGCCACCACGGACTACGTGGCTGATGTCTATGACAATGCCCATACCCTGGTCGCCGACGTGCGGATGTATGAAGAGTATGCCGGTGAAGTAAGTGGCTACAGCTATGTGGTCAACAAAGGGCGTATCCCCGGTGCAACCTACGCGTTCCATGCCGATAACCCGGATCGTGAGTATCTCGACGATGACGGCACCTTCCGCAACTACAGCGAAGTGGCCACCATGTGGAACGGTATCGGTATTGAAAACGCCACCGACACCACCTTCAGCAAAGAGGTTATTTTCTACTGTGGCAGCGGCTACCGCTCCAGCATCAGCTACCTCTATGCTCACCTGATGGGGATCAGCAACGTACGCAACTACTCCGACGGCTGGGAAGGCTGGAGTACTAACTACGTCGAAGACGCCTCCTACTTCTCTGAAGACGACGTCCCAGGCAGCACCGACGGCTGGCGGCAGGAGCGTTCAGTGCGTCCGGTCTCCTTTGGCGTCCATCCCGAGTGGGACTTTGATGCCTATCCCAATGTCAACCACGTGGTTGACGCGCGCTGGGTTAAAGAAGTGCTGTTGGAAAACAACAACTTTGATAAACCCTATGTGATTGCCGAAGTTGGTTGGGGTCCGGCGGGTGATGCGTACAATAACGGCCATGTGCCCGGCGCCATCCACGTCAATACCGATGAGATCGAGTACGACTGTTTTAATGCCCGTAACGACTGGCCGGTCGATGCCGGTGATCCGGCGTGCTGGGATCGCAGTACCACTGAAGAGCAAGATGCCGCCAAAGGTCTTGGCCCGGATGATTCACTGCCGCGCAACTGGTGGAACATCTATCCCGACCAGTATCTGCTGCCCGGCATTGCCTACATGGGCATTGACAAAGAGACCACCGTGGTTGTGTATGGCAGTGATCAGACTGCAGCAGCCCGTCTGGTGTGGACACTGCTCTATGCCGGAGTTGAAGATGTGCGCCTCATGGAAGGGGGCTATGCCGCCTGGGAAGCTGCCGGTTACGAAGGCTCCACTGAAACCGCAGAGCGCACTCCTGTTGACGAGTTTGACCCCGAGGTTCCAGGGCGCAGTGTGGCCATCAACTCTGACTACAAGTCGGAGATTCCTTACGTGCGTGACGTGGTCAGCGGTGTCGAAGCCGATGGCGTCATCGTCGATATTCGCACCTGGGATGAATATATCGGTGACAGCGAAAATGGTGCACCGTATAGCTACATCCCGACCATTGGTCGCATCCCCGGCGCGCTGTGGGGCAAAGCCGGTGATGGCCCGTGGACCATGGAAGCTTATGTCAATAGCGATAACACCCTGGTTGCTCCAGCGCAGATCGAAACCTACTGGACCTCACAGGGCATCACCTCTGACAAAGCCCTCAGCTATTACTGCGGCACCGGCTGGCGTTCCAGTTTAGCCTGGTTCTACGGCTACATGATGGGCTACGAGCGCAACTACAACTTTGATAGTGGTTGGTTCGAATGGAGTATGGGGGAAGGTTCTGATTATGCCGGTGCCGATCCAGTGCTCAACCCGATTGTGATTGAGGGGCCAGAATAG
- a CDS encoding nitronate monooxygenase family protein, giving the protein MKSLTIGKHTVPYPLIQGGMGVRVSAAGLAGAVAKCGGVGLIATAGLALNSDHTDKKYFEADLLALKDEIRKAYDIAPDGVIGTNCMVAVSDYDDIVRTSCEAGAKVIVSGAGLPLNLPGLTVDYPDVALVPIVSSVKAAELIARKWHKGFGRLPDAVVVEDPDTAGGHLGEKLENIGNGDYDQYETVRGVKAYFKEKWQLDMPIIAAGGIWDRDDLERALDEGADGVQMASRFVCTEECDADPAFKQAYLDCTQEDIGLIMSPAGLPGRALKANIDQVRAHDIDGNISCPSGCLKKCAYKKDKERFCIVHALDRAQRGDRNTGLIFCGTNAWKAHKMETVAEIFAELFD; this is encoded by the coding sequence GGCGGCATGGGGGTTCGTGTTTCTGCGGCTGGATTAGCCGGAGCCGTGGCCAAATGCGGTGGGGTCGGTCTGATTGCCACTGCCGGACTGGCTCTGAATAGCGATCATACTGATAAGAAATACTTTGAGGCCGATCTGCTCGCTCTCAAGGATGAAATTCGCAAAGCCTATGACATTGCCCCGGATGGTGTGATCGGAACCAACTGCATGGTGGCGGTGTCTGATTATGACGACATCGTACGCACCAGCTGTGAAGCCGGTGCCAAGGTAATTGTCTCCGGCGCGGGTCTGCCGCTTAATTTGCCCGGTCTGACCGTGGATTATCCTGATGTGGCTCTGGTGCCTATCGTTTCCTCGGTGAAGGCCGCTGAACTGATTGCCCGTAAATGGCACAAAGGTTTTGGTCGTCTGCCCGATGCCGTGGTGGTGGAAGATCCTGACACCGCAGGTGGTCATCTGGGAGAGAAGCTGGAGAATATCGGTAACGGTGATTACGATCAGTATGAAACCGTGCGCGGTGTTAAAGCCTATTTTAAAGAAAAATGGCAACTCGACATGCCGATCATTGCCGCTGGCGGCATCTGGGATCGCGACGATCTGGAACGTGCCCTGGACGAAGGTGCTGATGGCGTGCAGATGGCCAGCCGGTTTGTCTGCACCGAAGAGTGTGATGCTGACCCGGCGTTTAAGCAAGCTTATCTCGATTGCACCCAGGAAGATATCGGTTTGATCATGAGTCCCGCCGGTCTGCCGGGCCGCGCCCTCAAAGCCAATATCGATCAGGTTCGTGCTCACGATATTGACGGCAACATCTCCTGCCCGTCAGGCTGCCTGAAAAAATGCGCCTATAAAAAAGACAAAGAACGGTTCTGCATCGTTCACGCTCTGGATCGTGCCCAGCGTGGTGATCGCAACACTGGTTTGATCTTCTGCGGCACCAATGCCTGGAAAGCCCACAAGATGGAAACCGTGGCAGAGATCTTTGCCGAGTTGTTTGATTAG
- a CDS encoding shikimate kinase, translating to MKKSNITLIGMPGAGKSTIGIILAKNLGMGYIDTDILIQINQQKTLQEILDESDYLNLRRIEEQEILRLNITNQIIATGGSAVYSAKTMAHLKTISTIVFLDVSFDEICRRIQNFDTRGIACAENQSFEDLYQERLQLYRRYAEVTVDGNVMDQDEMAETIAELVSQSDLG from the coding sequence ATGAAAAAGAGCAACATTACCCTGATCGGCATGCCAGGTGCCGGTAAAAGCACCATCGGCATCATCCTCGCCAAAAACCTCGGCATGGGCTATATCGACACCGACATCCTCATCCAGATCAACCAACAGAAAACACTACAGGAGATCCTCGACGAATCCGACTATCTCAACCTGCGCCGGATTGAAGAACAGGAAATTCTCCGCCTGAATATCACCAATCAGATTATCGCCACCGGCGGCAGCGCCGTGTACAGCGCAAAAACCATGGCTCACCTCAAAACCATCTCCACCATTGTGTTTCTCGACGTATCTTTCGATGAAATCTGCCGCAGAATTCAGAACTTCGATACTCGGGGCATTGCCTGCGCCGAAAACCAGAGCTTCGAAGATCTCTATCAGGAACGTTTGCAGCTCTATCGTCGCTATGCCGAGGTCACCGTAGACGGCAATGTGATGGATCAAGATGAGATGGCTGAAACCATCGCGGAACTTGTCTCACAAAGCGATCTGGGTTAG
- a CDS encoding DUF6515 family protein, which yields MKPLSLFVLVVAALLVTSSTSGWAKQGHSHHRPGYGEVVKVLPRGHHKIHHHRSTYFYRNGIFYSPYDSVYRVVYPPVGLVVSTLPYGYVDVRFGNRLYARYNDIYYEPLRRGYRVVEAPPTAPPPPQPDVTAVPASALGTVTVTVEVLNVRGGPSRLHPVNDHVAAGDRLYVLGQAPEWYYVRLPDGGFGWVWRQFVRGEVTAP from the coding sequence ATGAAACCACTCTCCCTATTCGTATTGGTCGTCGCTGCGTTGCTTGTTACAAGCAGCACGTCTGGCTGGGCGAAACAGGGCCACTCCCATCATCGTCCGGGCTACGGCGAGGTGGTGAAGGTGTTGCCACGCGGCCACCATAAAATTCACCATCATCGCAGCACCTATTTTTACCGTAACGGCATTTTTTATTCTCCCTATGACAGCGTTTACCGGGTGGTGTATCCGCCGGTTGGGCTGGTGGTTTCAACGCTGCCCTATGGCTATGTCGATGTCCGTTTCGGCAACCGGCTCTATGCCCGCTACAACGATATCTACTATGAGCCCCTACGGCGTGGTTACCGCGTGGTTGAAGCGCCGCCGACTGCGCCGCCTCCACCTCAGCCGGATGTGACCGCGGTACCGGCATCGGCCCTTGGAACCGTCACGGTTACTGTGGAAGTGCTCAATGTGCGTGGCGGACCGAGTCGGTTGCATCCGGTCAATGATCATGTGGCAGCCGGTGATCGATTATACGTGCTGGGCCAGGCACCGGAGTGGTATTATGTGCGTCTGCCTGATGGTGGATTTGGATGGGTGTGGCGGCAGTTTGTGCGGGGAGAGGTGACGGCGCCCTGA
- the hemE gene encoding uroporphyrinogen decarboxylase, with the protein MATEYDFLKACWGQPVDRIPVWLMRQAGRYLPQYREVRSRGEGTFLDLCKDPERAAEVTIQPIDILDADAAILFSDILTPIEPMGMDLDFNPGPVFANPVRTQADVDKLVVPEDMAQAVSYVPAIIKRLRSAFDGRVPLIGFGGAPFTLACYMVEGKGSKDFAALKQMMYGDPSLYHALMEKITEMDRRYLNMQIEAGAQAIQIFDTWGGLVAPHDFEKFVLPYTKKLISGLNRKDIPVIYFVKNSGTMLELVKEAGSDVIGLDWHVNLGKARDILGEDIAVQGNLDPTVLFAPKPYIEKEVQRILDENAGRPGFIFNLGHGIMPTVPPENAIFMVDAVHRLSQK; encoded by the coding sequence ATGGCGACTGAATACGACTTTCTCAAGGCCTGCTGGGGCCAGCCCGTCGACCGAATCCCCGTATGGCTGATGCGTCAGGCCGGCCGTTATCTGCCGCAGTACCGTGAAGTGCGCTCTCGTGGTGAAGGCACCTTTCTTGATCTGTGTAAAGATCCCGAGCGTGCTGCCGAGGTGACCATTCAGCCCATCGATATTCTCGATGCCGACGCGGCGATACTGTTTTCCGACATTCTCACGCCGATTGAGCCGATGGGGATGGACCTCGACTTCAACCCCGGCCCGGTGTTTGCCAATCCGGTGCGGACTCAGGCTGATGTCGATAAACTGGTGGTTCCTGAAGATATGGCCCAGGCTGTTTCTTACGTGCCGGCGATTATTAAACGTCTGCGTAGCGCCTTTGACGGGCGTGTGCCACTGATCGGTTTTGGTGGTGCGCCGTTTACCCTGGCCTGCTACATGGTTGAAGGTAAGGGCAGCAAGGACTTTGCCGCACTTAAGCAGATGATGTACGGCGACCCGAGCCTGTATCATGCCCTGATGGAAAAAATCACCGAAATGGACCGCCGCTATCTCAACATGCAGATCGAAGCCGGTGCTCAGGCGATTCAGATCTTTGATACCTGGGGTGGTCTGGTGGCACCGCATGACTTTGAGAAATTCGTCCTGCCTTATACCAAAAAGCTGATTTCCGGGCTCAACCGCAAAGACATTCCGGTGATCTACTTCGTGAAAAACTCCGGCACCATGCTCGAATTGGTCAAAGAAGCCGGCAGTGACGTGATCGGTCTCGACTGGCATGTCAATCTCGGCAAAGCGCGTGATATCCTCGGTGAAGACATTGCCGTGCAGGGCAACCTCGATCCGACCGTGCTTTTCGCACCCAAGCCGTACATTGAAAAAGAGGTGCAACGCATCCTTGATGAAAATGCTGGTCGTCCCGGTTTTATTTTCAATCTCGGTCATGGCATCATGCCGACGGTGCCGCCGGAAAATGCCATCTTCATGGTTGATGCGGTGCATCGCCTCAGCCAGAAGTAA
- a CDS encoding radical SAM protein codes for MADQEEKFIPKWIAWETTRRCNLTCVHCRCSSDMEAASGDFTTEEAFKMIDDICEVSKPVMVLSGGEPLMRPDIFEIAEYGTSKGLRMCMATNGTLITDEVCAKMNKADIKMVSLSLDGSTAEIHDDFRQCPGAFEGVKRAAETLTRNGIKFLINSSFTKRNQHDIANTFKLAKSLGATAWYMFMIVPTGRGEEIMNELVSKEDYEEILSWHYEQEKNEDDILMRPTCAPHYYRIVPQMAKAEGVDFKRRSLTFSTGGGKGCIAAQTICLIDCFGNLKPCSYFHSSVGNVKQIPFKDLWFNSKVFNDLRDFSKYKGKCGECEFINVCGGCRARADAVYGDYMAEEPFCNYIPRKTRKRMEKEAAENRGE; via the coding sequence ATGGCTGATCAAGAAGAAAAATTTATCCCCAAGTGGATTGCCTGGGAAACCACCCGTCGTTGCAACCTGACCTGTGTCCATTGCCGTTGCTCTTCTGACATGGAAGCCGCTTCCGGTGATTTTACCACCGAAGAAGCGTTCAAAATGATCGACGACATCTGTGAAGTGTCCAAACCGGTAATGGTGTTGTCCGGTGGCGAGCCGCTGATGCGTCCCGATATTTTCGAGATTGCCGAGTACGGCACTTCCAAAGGGCTGCGCATGTGCATGGCCACCAACGGTACCCTGATCACGGATGAGGTGTGCGCCAAGATGAACAAGGCCGACATCAAAATGGTGTCCCTGTCTCTCGATGGTTCCACCGCTGAAATTCATGATGATTTTCGCCAATGCCCCGGTGCCTTTGAGGGTGTGAAACGTGCGGCGGAAACCCTCACTCGCAACGGTATCAAGTTTCTTATCAACTCATCCTTCACCAAACGCAACCAGCACGATATCGCCAATACGTTCAAACTGGCTAAATCGTTGGGAGCCACGGCTTGGTACATGTTTATGATTGTGCCCACCGGTCGTGGTGAAGAGATCATGAACGAGCTGGTGTCCAAGGAAGATTACGAAGAGATTCTCTCCTGGCACTACGAGCAGGAGAAGAACGAAGACGACATTCTCATGCGCCCCACCTGTGCACCGCACTATTACCGCATTGTGCCGCAGATGGCCAAGGCCGAAGGGGTGGATTTCAAACGGCGCAGCCTGACCTTTTCTACCGGTGGTGGCAAGGGCTGTATTGCCGCTCAAACCATCTGCCTGATCGACTGTTTCGGCAATCTCAAGCCGTGCTCTTACTTTCACTCGTCGGTGGGCAACGTCAAGCAGATACCGTTTAAGGATTTGTGGTTTAACTCCAAAGTGTTCAACGATCTGCGCGATTTCTCCAAATACAAAGGCAAATGTGGCGAGTGCGAGTTCATCAACGTTTGCGGCGGCTGCCGCGCCCGTGCCGATGCGGTGTATGGCGATTACATGGCTGAAGAGCCGTTCTGTAATTACATCCCGCGCAAGACACGCAAGCGGATGGAAAAAGAGGCTGCGGAAAACCGCGGCGAATAA
- a CDS encoding M15 family metallopeptidase, whose protein sequence is MKIKIPRIIVVLLFLLATFSSQANANEIEKRFIAAGLINVSTIDPTIQIDLVNSDPDKNFFRENFYKGLRTAYLQREVAVKLAKAQEILKSKHPFYSLQVLDTARPRSVSQAMYDKMKGTKFERFVANPAKGSMHNYGIAVDITIVDDTGEELDMGITPFRRSTVRLYWEYALKKLGKQLSPEQKSNRQLLSETMKQAGFLPLSFEWWHFNGMEKDLARKKYTIIE, encoded by the coding sequence ATGAAGATAAAAATCCCCCGAATCATTGTTGTTCTTTTATTCTTACTCGCTACATTTTCTTCACAGGCAAATGCCAATGAAATCGAAAAGCGGTTCATTGCCGCTGGTCTGATTAACGTTTCGACAATTGATCCCACGATACAAATTGACTTGGTCAACTCGGATCCTGACAAAAATTTCTTTCGCGAAAACTTCTACAAGGGGCTTCGTACAGCCTACCTGCAACGCGAGGTGGCGGTAAAGCTGGCCAAAGCTCAGGAAATCTTAAAATCAAAACATCCCTTCTATTCCTTACAGGTTCTGGACACAGCACGACCTCGCAGCGTATCTCAAGCCATGTACGATAAAATGAAGGGCACCAAGTTCGAACGGTTTGTTGCCAACCCGGCAAAAGGATCTATGCACAATTACGGCATCGCCGTTGATATCACCATTGTCGATGACACTGGTGAGGAACTGGACATGGGCATCACACCGTTCAGAAGAAGCACTGTCCGACTTTACTGGGAATACGCCCTGAAAAAGCTCGGCAAACAGCTTTCACCAGAACAGAAAAGCAACCGACAACTTCTTTCCGAGACGATGAAACAGGCAGGATTTTTACCGCTGAGCTTTGAATGGTGGCATTTCAACGGAATGGAAAAAGACTTAGCTCGGAAGAAATACACCATCATTGAATGA
- the hemH gene encoding ferrochelatase, with protein sequence MPEPKKALVLLNMGGPDSVEAVEPFLYQLFSDRDLIQLPLGALLQKPFAKMISHFRAKTVRENYRRIGGKSPLLHWSRLQAEKTCEKLGEDWDAFVAMRYWVPRADEVVQRIVAQGIKEAVVVSLYPHYTGATTGSSIKDFKRAVSQHAPDLQCRYIEEWHDQEQYLDALAECVEEGLAQVPEAKRGKLTLLFSAHALPQKFIDRGDPYQQHVEETVAGVMERVGDYPCQIGYQSRSGPVKWMAPDTLDLIAAAGKERRSLLVIPVSFVSDHIETLEEVDVEFREHAEEHGVPWFGRVPALNDRQSFIDALVSLVENA encoded by the coding sequence ATGCCTGAACCGAAAAAAGCGCTGGTGTTACTTAATATGGGCGGCCCCGATTCCGTGGAGGCTGTTGAACCGTTTCTCTATCAACTCTTCTCCGATCGCGACCTGATCCAGTTGCCCCTCGGGGCGCTGCTGCAAAAGCCGTTCGCCAAAATGATCTCCCACTTCCGCGCCAAAACCGTGCGCGAAAACTACCGGCGCATCGGAGGGAAATCGCCACTGCTGCACTGGTCACGCCTGCAGGCGGAAAAAACCTGTGAAAAACTTGGTGAAGACTGGGACGCCTTTGTCGCCATGCGCTACTGGGTGCCGCGCGCCGATGAGGTGGTGCAGCGCATTGTTGCCCAAGGGATTAAAGAGGCCGTAGTGGTTAGCCTTTATCCACACTACACCGGTGCCACCACCGGTAGCAGTATCAAAGATTTCAAGCGTGCTGTTAGCCAGCACGCGCCCGACCTGCAGTGCCGCTACATCGAAGAATGGCACGATCAGGAGCAGTATCTTGATGCCCTGGCCGAGTGCGTTGAGGAAGGGCTGGCGCAGGTGCCCGAGGCCAAACGTGGCAAATTGACCTTACTGTTTTCCGCCCACGCCCTGCCGCAGAAGTTCATTGATCGTGGCGACCCGTATCAGCAGCATGTTGAAGAGACCGTCGCCGGGGTGATGGAGCGTGTCGGGGATTATCCGTGTCAGATCGGCTACCAGAGCCGCAGCGGCCCGGTGAAATGGATGGCACCCGATACGTTGGATCTGATTGCCGCTGCCGGTAAAGAGCGGCGCAGTTTGCTGGTGATCCCGGTGTCGTTTGTTTCCGATCACATTGAAACCCTCGAAGAGGTGGATGTGGAGTTTCGTGAACATGCCGAGGAACATGGGGTACCTTGGTTCGGCCGGGTACCGGCACTCAATGATCGACAATCCTTTATTGACGCGTTGGTCTCATTAGTGGAAAATGCCTGA
- a CDS encoding tetratricopeptide repeat protein, translating into MVKSVCHFSVACLCLFLFWSQSYGAEEATVAAVSDAAAIQLLEQQAGQGEAQSQFKLGVMYQKGEGVSQDYAQAAKWYRQAAGQGHCEAQYNLGVLYARGQGVKKNMTEAVNWYRHAAEQGDAIAQYNLAVMYRDGQGIAQDGAQAVHWFQKAADQDFRWAQYNLGVMYAKGQGVEKDDARAFTLIKQAADQGLSDAQCYLGVMYNTGQGVEQNYDEARKWYQRSADQGNDSAQLNLGLMYEKGWGVEKNTDTAIKMFSQAAEKNNRDAQFHLGVALAAAKDYVPAYAWWVVSAANGRQGTKDGLRVLKKLMTEEQVMAGNQKAKELWEQLHPK; encoded by the coding sequence ATGGTTAAATCTGTATGTCATTTTTCCGTCGCTTGTCTGTGTCTCTTCCTGTTCTGGTCACAGAGCTATGGCGCAGAGGAAGCCACCGTGGCCGCAGTCTCCGATGCCGCAGCTATTCAGTTGCTTGAGCAGCAGGCCGGTCAGGGAGAAGCTCAGTCCCAGTTTAAACTCGGTGTCATGTATCAGAAAGGCGAGGGCGTTTCCCAAGACTATGCGCAGGCTGCCAAGTGGTATCGACAGGCCGCCGGCCAGGGCCATTGTGAGGCCCAGTACAACCTCGGCGTTCTCTATGCCCGTGGCCAAGGCGTCAAAAAAAACATGACAGAGGCTGTCAACTGGTACCGCCATGCCGCAGAGCAGGGTGATGCCATTGCTCAATACAACCTTGCCGTCATGTATCGCGATGGTCAGGGCATTGCGCAGGATGGTGCACAGGCTGTGCACTGGTTCCAGAAAGCGGCAGACCAGGACTTCCGCTGGGCGCAATACAATCTTGGGGTGATGTACGCCAAGGGTCAAGGTGTTGAGAAGGACGACGCTCGGGCTTTCACGCTGATCAAACAGGCTGCGGATCAGGGGCTGAGTGATGCTCAGTGCTATCTCGGTGTGATGTACAATACCGGTCAGGGCGTCGAGCAAAATTACGACGAAGCACGCAAGTGGTATCAACGGTCGGCAGACCAGGGCAATGACAGCGCCCAGCTCAATCTCGGCCTGATGTATGAAAAAGGTTGGGGTGTTGAAAAAAATACTGATACCGCCATCAAGATGTTCAGCCAGGCCGCGGAGAAAAACAATCGCGATGCGCAATTTCATCTCGGCGTTGCGCTGGCTGCAGCCAAAGACTACGTACCGGCTTACGCCTGGTGGGTTGTGTCCGCAGCAAATGGGCGCCAAGGCACCAAAGACGGCTTGCGTGTTCTCAAAAAGCTCATGACCGAAGAGCAGGTCATGGCCGGGAATCAAAAGGCCAAGGAGTTGTGGGAGCAATTGCACCCTAAATAG